In Limisalsivibrio acetivorans, one genomic interval encodes:
- a CDS encoding glutamate synthase-related protein, whose translation MATMKVNQISRDDLDWQLDYNTERCTMCGSCVAACPFEAIHAGIEKRRKVVSDHLTPEPKVEFKAIPIIKQTVDTYKYCRGCGICERVCPNSAIKPVRNEDSRFAIKYRGALADPYKRGGRANLSTGERTLDKIRVGRISQMTDPSLDASRHTFDMLAPFGRVLPPGELPINVKDGKLTLDKTMLPPVNWIYPIIIGDMSIGALSWRMWEAMSIATAYLNEEAGIPIRMCSGEGGVPVRLLQSKYLKYTILQIASGHFGWNRIINAMPKMTEDPAGVLIKIGQGAKPGDGGLLQAKKVASHIQEIRGVPKADLLSPPNHQGLYSIEESVQKMFLSFNSAFRFKVPVAIKVAASSTSVSVYNNLLRDPYNIVGGFFLDGISGGTGAANEISLDHTGHPVISKLRDCYNAATHQGKQSQIPLWAAGGMGQNWNLAADAFKSIALGANGIFTGKLMLQLAGCVGNDRGKCNACNTGLCPVGICTQNPTLVKRLDIDKAAENIVNYFLSVDYELKKLLAPIGNSSLPVGRSDCLISEDKAVADRLNIQYAC comes from the coding sequence ATGGCAACAATGAAGGTAAACCAGATCTCCAGAGACGATCTGGACTGGCAACTGGATTATAACACAGAGCGCTGCACCATGTGCGGCAGCTGTGTTGCGGCGTGCCCCTTTGAGGCGATCCACGCCGGTATAGAGAAGCGAAGAAAGGTGGTGAGCGACCATCTCACCCCCGAACCGAAGGTTGAGTTCAAAGCGATACCCATCATCAAGCAGACGGTGGATACATATAAATACTGCCGCGGTTGCGGTATCTGCGAACGTGTCTGTCCCAACAGCGCCATCAAGCCTGTTAGAAACGAGGACAGCCGTTTTGCCATAAAATACAGGGGCGCACTGGCGGACCCATACAAGAGGGGAGGGCGTGCGAACCTCTCCACCGGTGAAAGGACCCTTGACAAGATCAGGGTGGGGCGCATCTCCCAGATGACAGACCCCTCACTTGACGCCTCAAGGCACACCTTCGATATGCTTGCACCCTTCGGGCGTGTTCTCCCCCCCGGAGAGCTTCCCATTAACGTTAAGGACGGCAAGCTCACCCTTGATAAAACGATGCTTCCCCCTGTTAACTGGATATACCCGATCATCATCGGTGATATGTCCATCGGCGCACTCTCATGGCGCATGTGGGAGGCTATGTCCATCGCCACAGCCTATCTCAACGAGGAGGCTGGCATACCGATCAGGATGTGTAGCGGCGAGGGGGGTGTCCCCGTGAGACTGCTTCAGTCGAAGTACCTTAAGTATACTATCCTGCAGATAGCCTCCGGCCACTTCGGCTGGAACCGGATCATCAACGCCATGCCCAAGATGACTGAAGATCCCGCAGGGGTTCTCATCAAGATCGGGCAGGGTGCAAAGCCCGGTGACGGAGGTCTGCTTCAGGCGAAGAAGGTGGCGAGCCACATCCAGGAAATCAGGGGCGTTCCGAAGGCAGATCTACTCAGCCCCCCCAACCATCAGGGGCTTTACTCCATTGAGGAGAGTGTTCAGAAGATGTTCCTATCCTTCAACTCCGCCTTCCGCTTCAAGGTTCCCGTGGCAATCAAGGTTGCCGCAAGCTCCACAAGCGTATCGGTGTACAACAACCTCCTCAGAGATCCCTACAACATCGTGGGTGGTTTCTTCCTGGACGGTATATCCGGCGGAACGGGTGCGGCAAACGAGATATCCCTCGACCACACCGGTCATCCGGTTATATCCAAACTGCGTGACTGCTACAATGCGGCAACCCATCAAGGTAAGCAGTCCCAGATACCCCTTTGGGCGGCTGGCGGAATGGGGCAGAACTGGAACCTCGCCGCAGATGCCTTCAAATCCATCGCCCTGGGTGCAAACGGAATCTTTACAGGAAAGCTCATGCTCCAGCTCGCCGGATGTGTTGGTAACGACAGGGGCAAATGCAACGCCTGCAACACCGGCCTTTGCCCCGTGGGGATCTGTACCCAGAACCCCACCCTCGTTAAGAGGCTGGATATAGACAAGGCCGCTGAGAATATTGTGAACTACTTCCTCAGCGTGGATTATGAGCTTAAAAAGCTCCTCGCACCCATCGGAAACAGCTCCCTACCCGTGGGACGTTCGGACTGCCTTATCAGTGAAGACAAGGCGGTGGCGGACAGGCTGAATATCCAGTATGCGTGCTAA
- a CDS encoding PAS domain-containing sensor histidine kinase — protein MPSERIKALSKEVFYELDPQGRITSADGGIERLLGVAFEELEGRHISSLYQDESRWDFIRKKCESGIAEEIPNVLLCGSYEEVAVDETLAAERDKTGRIVRYEGILRERDTHSQYSADLSYSRLLQMVLDRLPAAIAWKDTDLCYMGCNRSFLDLIGVRDFSWIIGKKDEDIFGEEEVERNTRGDIELLGGSVPRVSFVETVFINSTGEFRWFDVTKSTLRRSEDDTIGILSVFNDITTWVNAELDIQNRLWFEQQIMEISAGFINLSSDEIDKGMSRAMESVGTFVDADRCCVCRVDWGNMRAWITHEWCNEGTGSIMEKLDNFSLREMELFRRKLDRREIINMFSVEEYRIDSDYEREFIRQLGISSCAVIPMIKEGESSGFIILSCENRERSWDDDIISLLTVVSEIFVNVLDRQEMQTELMKLYSDMEERVREEVSRNMEQSRLLIQQSKLAAMGEMLGNIAHQWRQPLNALNLAFFELKYIRDAGELSEEKLGGIIKRVEKLVGQMSSTIDDFRNFFKENKEKQEFLVMDAVQQALSLLQSDFEENHISIDVQAERDLRTVGYPSEYSQVILNILSNSKDAFQSTGIDGAGISIRLFYENRMVVAEIEDNAGGIHDDIIDRIFEPYFTTKEEGQGTGIGLYMSKVIIEGSMGGFLRAKNTEKGALFRIELEGI, from the coding sequence ATGCCAAGCGAGAGGATTAAGGCACTTTCCAAGGAAGTTTTTTACGAACTCGACCCACAGGGGAGGATAACATCTGCAGACGGCGGTATAGAGCGTCTTCTTGGTGTTGCCTTCGAAGAACTGGAGGGGAGGCATATTTCATCCCTCTATCAAGACGAATCTAGGTGGGACTTTATCCGGAAGAAGTGTGAGAGCGGCATTGCGGAGGAGATACCGAATGTTCTGCTGTGCGGCAGCTATGAAGAGGTTGCCGTGGATGAAACCCTCGCCGCCGAACGTGATAAAACCGGCCGGATAGTAAGGTATGAAGGGATCCTGCGTGAGCGTGATACCCATAGCCAGTACTCCGCAGATCTTTCCTATTCCAGGCTTCTTCAGATGGTTCTGGACAGGCTTCCGGCGGCCATAGCCTGGAAGGATACGGACCTGTGTTATATGGGGTGCAACCGGAGCTTTCTTGATCTCATCGGTGTCCGGGATTTTTCATGGATAATCGGCAAGAAGGACGAGGACATCTTCGGCGAAGAGGAGGTGGAGCGCAACACCAGAGGTGATATCGAGCTTCTGGGGGGGAGCGTTCCGCGGGTAAGCTTTGTGGAGACCGTATTCATCAATTCCACGGGGGAATTCCGCTGGTTTGATGTAACAAAGAGCACCCTGCGCCGGAGCGAGGATGATACCATCGGCATACTCTCCGTCTTTAACGATATAACAACATGGGTTAATGCTGAACTCGATATACAGAACCGCCTCTGGTTCGAACAGCAGATAATGGAGATCTCCGCTGGGTTTATAAACCTCTCCTCCGATGAGATCGACAAGGGTATGAGCCGTGCCATGGAGAGTGTGGGAACCTTTGTGGATGCGGACAGGTGCTGTGTATGCCGGGTAGACTGGGGCAACATGCGTGCCTGGATAACCCATGAATGGTGCAACGAGGGGACAGGCTCCATTATGGAGAAGCTCGATAATTTCTCGCTGCGGGAGATGGAGCTGTTCCGGCGCAAGCTGGACAGGCGGGAGATAATAAACATGTTTTCCGTTGAGGAGTACCGGATAGATTCAGATTACGAGAGGGAATTCATACGTCAGCTGGGCATATCCTCCTGCGCTGTTATCCCCATGATCAAGGAGGGGGAGAGCAGCGGTTTTATCATATTATCCTGCGAAAACAGGGAACGGAGCTGGGATGATGATATTATCTCCCTGCTCACCGTAGTGAGCGAGATCTTCGTAAACGTTCTGGACAGGCAGGAGATGCAGACGGAGCTTATGAAGCTCTACAGCGATATGGAGGAGCGTGTGCGGGAGGAGGTATCCCGTAACATGGAACAGAGCAGGCTCCTTATACAGCAGAGCAAGCTCGCTGCCATGGGGGAGATGCTCGGAAACATCGCCCACCAGTGGAGACAGCCACTTAATGCTCTTAATCTTGCATTCTTTGAGCTGAAGTATATCCGTGATGCTGGTGAGCTCAGCGAGGAGAAGCTCGGGGGGATCATTAAGCGGGTGGAGAAGCTTGTGGGGCAGATGAGCTCCACAATAGACGATTTCCGCAACTTTTTTAAGGAGAACAAGGAGAAGCAGGAGTTCCTCGTTATGGACGCTGTTCAGCAGGCCCTCTCCCTTTTGCAGTCCGACTTTGAAGAGAACCATATATCCATAGATGTCCAGGCCGAAAGGGATTTAAGAACAGTGGGTTACCCCAGCGAGTATTCCCAGGTGATCCTTAACATTCTCAGCAACTCCAAGGATGCGTTCCAGTCCACAGGTATAGATGGTGCAGGCATAAGTATCAGGCTTTTTTACGAAAACCGTATGGTAGTTGCTGAGATTGAGGATAATGCCGGCGGGATACATGACGATATAATAGACAGGATCTTTGAACCCTACTTCACAACAAAGGAGGAGGGGCAGGGAACCGGTATCGGGCTTTATATGTCCAAGGTTATTATAGAGGGGAGCATGGGCGGCTTCCTCAGAGCGAAGAATACCGAAAAAGGGGCTCTTTTCCGAATCGAGCTTGAAGGTATCTGA
- a CDS encoding SLAC1 anion channel family protein, with product MNEACETPNRLQNFPITLFATVMGLTGLAIALLRFEHILHIQTYAGKPLLYLITVWFFFLLFVYLLKLSKYPQEVKHEFAHPIKINFFPTISISLLLLSIGYEGVSDSFSSVLWYSGSIIHIIFTMTILNIWFFKDFKLQTKNPAWFIPVVGNILVPIAGVNHASPEISWFFFSIGLVLWIVLLAITIYRIVFHEQLMAKFMPTLFILIAPPAVGFIAYIKLTSSLDPFSRILYYFGLFTTLMLFTMFRNITRIPFFVSWWAYTFPMDAATISTLLMFKVTKLVFFKYLAIVFLIITISVILVVLAKTARAAVRGEICVPE from the coding sequence ATGAATGAAGCATGCGAAACGCCCAACAGACTCCAGAATTTCCCCATAACCCTTTTTGCCACTGTTATGGGTCTAACGGGGCTTGCCATTGCGCTACTGCGGTTCGAACACATCCTGCATATCCAGACATACGCCGGAAAACCGCTTCTATACCTCATAACAGTATGGTTCTTCTTCCTTCTTTTCGTATACCTGCTCAAGCTTTCAAAGTATCCCCAAGAGGTTAAGCATGAGTTTGCCCATCCGATAAAGATAAACTTCTTCCCCACCATATCCATATCGCTCCTGCTTCTGAGCATCGGATACGAGGGTGTTTCGGACAGCTTCAGCTCTGTTCTGTGGTACTCCGGAAGCATAATACACATCATTTTCACCATGACCATACTTAACATCTGGTTTTTCAAGGATTTCAAACTCCAGACAAAGAACCCCGCATGGTTCATCCCCGTGGTGGGAAACATTCTCGTTCCCATAGCCGGAGTGAATCACGCCAGCCCGGAGATCAGCTGGTTTTTCTTCTCCATAGGTCTCGTGCTGTGGATAGTTCTCCTCGCCATCACCATATACAGGATAGTATTCCATGAACAGCTTATGGCGAAGTTCATGCCCACACTCTTCATTCTGATAGCACCCCCCGCTGTGGGCTTCATCGCATATATAAAACTGACATCATCCCTTGACCCCTTCTCAAGGATACTATACTACTTCGGCCTGTTCACCACACTCATGCTCTTCACAATGTTCCGCAACATAACAAGGATCCCCTTCTTTGTTTCATGGTGGGCATACACATTCCCCATGGATGCGGCAACAATCTCCACACTGCTGATGTTTAAGGTGACCAAGCTGGTATTCTTCAAATACCTTGCGATAGTTTTCCTTATTATAACGATATCTGTGATTTTGGTGGTTCTGGCAAAAACCGCAAGAGCGGCGGTGCGTGGTGAGATATGTGTTCCGGAATAG
- a CDS encoding HDOD domain-containing protein, whose protein sequence is MATKSLLICSDRKVLNYYSAMLELLRIDHEPFSFFTRGFRRLMETRSIKNVFVVLLDRNEFLGFQKLSYTIDEDKQDLFMILGDRDLDKYFMHKNYEIMYHGQLIRPFEQVMVANRLCKSLEAAMRDERPKEPIFDYIKRILEKGDIILPIKRDIAFQMLPALEEDDVSLQEIALMTRLDPGIHAGLIKMSNSVHFSGVYGNIKDIESAIVRVGTVNIKMFLINYINRSLANNKDLLYHEQINQAVEDSLRTASIAHVVADTMKSASNGLMFSIGMIHKLGLIFLLAIISDYLSDEEMGEGMMEENLKLAEANQKSATVAMLKKWKFKPEFYLPVQFQDEPAKCKYPVEARTLRMAKILHRYYSMENEDAAQTFLKKSGLEMNASQIMRIKALADEHYQQTRLLLG, encoded by the coding sequence ATGGCAACGAAATCACTACTGATCTGCTCAGACAGGAAGGTACTTAATTATTACAGCGCAATGCTTGAGCTGCTGCGAATCGACCATGAACCCTTCTCTTTTTTCACAAGGGGGTTTCGCAGGCTGATGGAGACTAGAAGCATAAAGAACGTCTTTGTGGTTCTTCTGGATCGCAATGAGTTCCTCGGCTTCCAGAAGCTCAGCTACACCATCGACGAGGATAAGCAGGACCTTTTTATGATCCTGGGTGATCGTGATCTGGATAAGTATTTTATGCATAAAAACTACGAGATCATGTACCACGGTCAGCTTATCCGCCCCTTTGAACAGGTTATGGTTGCAAACCGTCTGTGCAAGTCCCTAGAGGCGGCGATGCGGGATGAGAGGCCTAAGGAGCCGATCTTTGATTATATAAAACGTATCCTCGAAAAGGGGGATATCATTCTGCCTATAAAGCGGGATATCGCCTTCCAGATGCTTCCGGCCCTTGAGGAGGATGATGTCAGCCTGCAGGAGATAGCCCTTATGACAAGGCTTGATCCGGGTATCCACGCTGGTCTCATAAAGATGTCAAACTCGGTTCATTTCAGCGGAGTATACGGGAATATCAAGGATATAGAGAGCGCCATAGTCAGAGTGGGCACTGTGAATATCAAGATGTTCCTTATTAACTATATCAACCGCTCCCTGGCAAATAATAAAGACCTTCTTTACCATGAACAGATCAATCAGGCAGTGGAGGATTCACTCCGTACAGCCTCCATAGCCCATGTTGTTGCCGATACGATGAAATCAGCATCAAACGGTCTGATGTTCTCCATCGGTATGATCCACAAGCTGGGGCTTATCTTCCTCCTTGCGATCATCTCCGATTACCTCTCCGATGAGGAGATGGGGGAGGGTATGATGGAGGAGAACCTGAAGCTGGCTGAGGCGAATCAGAAGAGCGCCACCGTTGCCATGCTCAAGAAATGGAAGTTCAAGCCGGAGTTTTATCTCCCCGTTCAGTTTCAGGATGAGCCTGCAAAATGCAAGTACCCTGTGGAGGCGAGAACCCTGCGTATGGCTAAGATACTTCACAGGTATTACAGCATGGAAAATGAGGATGCGGCGCAGACATTTCTGAAGAAGTCCGGCCTTGAGATGAACGCCAGTCAGATAATGCGTATCAAGGCCCTGGCCGATGAGCACTATCAGCAGACCCGTCTCCTTCTAGGATAA
- a CDS encoding glutamate synthase translates to MCRIGAIKSKGFIHPSKALTLMRSQQKGHDNSGFAMVMQDLGGRFEDYKELPILSMACTDDGMATAEEILHKEGFIRSMQWSPEINDRPGLNIEPMPNYVFQILQYPKSYKYAPQEEKEQLLVDTRLKIREALEEQEAGYIYSFWPDVITLKEIGDPTDIGEYFGLWEEDEEFTARIITAQCRQNTNYDIVRYAAHPFFLQGYTALANGENTFYEKNMNFQKGLNKGYIGFESDSQCFLYTLHYIHKELGWPLEYFKHTITPLPFDQLEGREDSDVLLRIRSSLAHLEINGPNTIIGVLPDGTVFNTCDAKKLRPVVVGRTDDTVIITSEVTGINEVLPDREWDKDIYTNERETVVVTNDLEVHRWQQ, encoded by the coding sequence ATGTGCAGAATCGGAGCTATCAAATCGAAGGGATTTATACACCCTTCAAAGGCTCTCACTCTAATGCGTTCGCAGCAAAAAGGGCATGACAATTCAGGCTTCGCCATGGTCATGCAGGATCTTGGAGGGCGTTTCGAAGATTATAAGGAACTCCCCATATTGTCCATGGCCTGTACCGATGACGGTATGGCTACGGCGGAGGAGATCCTCCACAAAGAGGGTTTTATCCGCTCCATGCAGTGGTCCCCTGAAATCAATGACAGGCCCGGGCTTAATATCGAGCCCATGCCGAACTACGTTTTCCAGATACTTCAGTACCCCAAGAGCTACAAATACGCTCCCCAGGAGGAGAAGGAACAGCTCCTGGTGGACACAAGGCTCAAGATCCGTGAGGCCCTTGAGGAGCAGGAGGCAGGGTATATCTATTCCTTCTGGCCCGATGTTATAACCCTTAAAGAGATCGGTGACCCCACCGACATCGGCGAATACTTCGGCCTCTGGGAGGAGGACGAGGAGTTCACGGCGAGGATCATAACAGCCCAGTGCCGTCAGAATACGAACTACGACATCGTCCGCTATGCGGCCCATCCCTTCTTCCTTCAGGGCTATACAGCTCTCGCAAACGGAGAGAACACCTTCTACGAGAAGAACATGAACTTCCAGAAGGGGCTCAATAAAGGGTACATTGGCTTCGAATCCGATTCCCAGTGCTTCCTGTACACCCTTCACTATATACACAAGGAGCTCGGCTGGCCCCTTGAGTATTTCAAGCACACCATAACACCCCTCCCCTTTGATCAGCTTGAGGGGAGAGAGGATTCAGACGTCCTCCTCAGGATCCGCTCATCACTGGCGCATCTCGAGATAAATGGTCCCAATACGATCATCGGCGTTCTCCCCGATGGAACCGTTTTCAACACCTGCGATGCGAAGAAGCTTCGCCCCGTGGTTGTGGGTAGAACGGATGATACCGTCATAATCACCTCCGAGGTAACAGGCATCAACGAGGTCCTTCCCGACAGGGAGTGGGATAAGGATATCTACACCAACGAGCGTGAGACGGTGGTTGTAACGAACGATCTGGAGGTGCACAGATGGCAACAATGA
- a CDS encoding FAD-dependent oxidoreductase, which produces MSNKAEIKGIVDGKRLSTQKLLYSIYDELDKGITELGVDASGQHNIGGPLWTEDGTKLTFRVKNPGQRLGSMGMPGTEIVVEGSAPADVGWLNAGADIIIKGDGGDTTAHCAASGKIYVSGRAGTRSGALMKYDPKFSAPEFWVLKKVGSFSFEFMGGGIGVVCGLGYEDAPSVLGDRSCVGMVGGTVYVRGNVKGLSDDVYMLDLDDADKDYLLKGLPVFLEKIEKTEHLETLSDMDQWKKIVAKTYEERATQSLMPIKDFRQGKWVEGGIFGDLIAEDYHVADYVENGDYRLKFPEWKNARYSAPCEYNCPVYIPTQKRVALLRQGKIEEALRLVLDYSPFPASVCGQVCPNLCMDECTRLHVDAPVRIKELGIMSRDIPGFTPPEDNGRKVAVIGSGAAGLTAAWHLRMKGYTVDIHEADDVIGGKLRQVIPEDRLSREILETEIKRILDTGINVHTKSRVNADKFKELQSGYDAVVVAVGAHNPVVIPFEGHERLVKGLDFLKEINKGKKPAIGDKVVVIGAGNAAMDVIIGAYQVGAKEVTAIDIQKPAAFDHEIEHAKKLGAKILWPRFTEKVDEKGVHLKDGTLLEADTVIISVGDRPDLSFLDRNYLDERGMMKVNERLQAPSNPKVFVTGDTIKQGLFTHALGDGRKVAMNIDKLLNGEPLDDFAKSPIIPQDKVRNEYYHPMNVESVQEMEAEDEDKRCMSCGFCRDCAFCKDVCPTMAISRIENPDGTFEYRSNPDKCIGCGICAGVCPCGVWEMYDNLQKFMES; this is translated from the coding sequence ATGAGTAATAAAGCAGAAATCAAAGGAATTGTTGACGGAAAGAGGCTTTCCACCCAGAAGCTTCTTTACAGCATATATGACGAGCTGGACAAAGGTATAACCGAGCTCGGTGTTGACGCCTCAGGTCAGCACAACATCGGCGGTCCCCTGTGGACAGAGGACGGAACCAAGCTCACCTTCCGTGTTAAAAACCCCGGTCAGCGTCTCGGCTCCATGGGTATGCCCGGAACGGAGATCGTTGTGGAGGGCTCCGCCCCTGCGGATGTGGGCTGGCTTAATGCAGGAGCCGACATCATTATAAAGGGTGACGGCGGAGATACCACGGCGCACTGTGCGGCGAGCGGTAAGATATACGTCTCCGGTCGTGCAGGTACACGTTCCGGCGCACTGATGAAATACGACCCGAAATTCTCCGCACCCGAGTTCTGGGTTCTCAAGAAGGTCGGCTCCTTCAGCTTCGAGTTCATGGGTGGCGGTATCGGTGTCGTCTGCGGACTCGGTTACGAGGATGCACCCTCCGTACTCGGCGATAGAAGCTGTGTAGGTATGGTGGGTGGGACCGTTTACGTCAGGGGTAATGTAAAAGGTCTTTCCGATGACGTTTACATGCTCGATCTCGACGATGCGGACAAGGACTACCTTCTGAAAGGTCTTCCGGTCTTCCTTGAGAAGATAGAGAAGACGGAGCACCTTGAGACACTGAGCGATATGGACCAGTGGAAGAAGATCGTTGCCAAGACCTATGAGGAGAGAGCAACACAATCCCTCATGCCTATCAAGGATTTCCGTCAAGGAAAATGGGTCGAGGGAGGAATCTTCGGCGATCTCATTGCAGAGGACTACCATGTGGCGGATTACGTGGAGAACGGCGACTACAGGCTCAAGTTCCCCGAGTGGAAGAACGCCCGCTACTCCGCACCCTGCGAATATAACTGCCCCGTTTACATACCCACCCAGAAGCGTGTGGCACTACTCCGTCAAGGTAAGATAGAGGAGGCGCTGAGGCTTGTTCTCGATTACAGCCCCTTCCCCGCCTCCGTCTGCGGTCAGGTTTGCCCGAACCTCTGTATGGACGAGTGTACAAGGCTCCATGTGGATGCGCCTGTGCGTATCAAGGAGCTGGGGATAATGAGCCGTGACATCCCCGGTTTCACACCTCCTGAGGACAACGGACGCAAGGTTGCCGTTATAGGTTCCGGTGCTGCCGGCCTCACAGCCGCTTGGCATCTGCGCATGAAGGGCTACACCGTTGATATCCACGAGGCGGACGATGTTATAGGTGGCAAGCTGCGTCAGGTTATCCCCGAAGACAGGCTCTCCAGAGAGATACTGGAGACCGAGATAAAAAGAATACTCGACACCGGCATAAACGTTCACACGAAGAGCCGCGTCAATGCTGATAAATTCAAAGAGCTCCAAAGCGGTTACGACGCAGTTGTGGTTGCAGTAGGAGCCCATAATCCCGTTGTTATCCCCTTTGAGGGGCATGAAAGGCTTGTTAAGGGTCTCGATTTCCTCAAGGAGATCAACAAAGGGAAGAAGCCGGCAATCGGCGATAAGGTTGTGGTTATCGGAGCGGGTAACGCCGCCATGGATGTAATTATAGGAGCCTATCAGGTTGGAGCCAAAGAGGTTACAGCCATTGATATACAGAAGCCCGCCGCCTTCGACCATGAGATTGAGCACGCTAAAAAGCTTGGTGCAAAGATACTCTGGCCCCGATTTACCGAGAAGGTTGACGAAAAGGGTGTTCACCTCAAGGATGGCACGCTCCTCGAGGCGGACACTGTTATCATCTCCGTGGGGGATCGCCCGGATCTCTCCTTCCTCGACAGAAACTATCTGGACGAGAGGGGTATGATGAAGGTGAACGAGCGTCTACAGGCACCCTCAAATCCGAAGGTTTTCGTCACCGGAGATACCATAAAGCAGGGTCTTTTCACCCACGCACTTGGTGACGGACGCAAGGTTGCTATGAATATCGATAAGCTTTTGAACGGCGAACCCCTTGACGATTTTGCCAAATCACCCATCATCCCCCAGGATAAGGTGAGGAATGAGTACTACCACCCGATGAACGTGGAGAGCGTTCAGGAGATGGAGGCAGAGGACGAGGACAAGCGTTGTATGAGCTGCGGTTTCTGCCGTGACTGTGCTTTCTGTAAGGATGTCTGCCCAACTATGGCGATCAGCAGGATAGAGAATCCGGACGGAACATTCGAGTACCGTAGCAATCCCGACAAATGTATAGGATGCGGCATCTGTGCCGGTGTCTGCCCCTGCGGCGTCTGGGAGATGTACGACAATCTCCAGAAGTTTATGGAAAGCTAA